The genomic region ACAGCTTCAAACTTTGGCAGCATCTGTCGTAGGAAAGAATCAACTGAACCTGACGGACTCCTGCGGCAGATGTTGTATTCCAATTTCACAAGCAAGTACACAGAATATGGAATTAAACATGAGAAGGCTGCAAAGAGAATGTATGCGAAAGCAATGCAAACTGACCACAAAGGACTAGCAGTTAAAgacagtggtctagttgtatgtGCCGACAGACCCTACCTTGGTGCCAGTCCAGATGGGCTTGTGTTCTGTTCACATTGTACAGAAAGTGTTGGTCTGGTTGAGATTACGTGTCCTGCCTCTAAGAAATGGAGGATGCAAACGCCTGAGGAATGCTGTgaagacaatgattttttttgtcagttagaGAATGGCAAGGTGTTACTCAaggaaacacacaaatattactaCCAGGTCCAAGGGCAGATGAGAATCACCGGGAGGAAATGGTGTGATTTTGTAGTTTGGACATGTGTAGGTCTTTCTATACAGAGAATTGCATTTTGTGAatcattttggctgaaaatgttgtgtcAACTTGACAGATTTTGCCTTGAATCATACATTCCTGAACTGTACGCACAACGTGTTAAAAGGGGAATGAGTCTGTTCAATTGATTTGTACATCGTCtagttatgtgttgtttatacatgtacatttgaatgatcaataatggcaatttatgtgaatatcttgtttgctttcagttattttcataactatattcaaaatgaaactccaaaatgactgtattgttcctataatttgaaaccatgaataaaaaagttgtaaatctaaattttgggcagtattttgaaagtatgtgtacttttgtcaacatattgtGATTATGCGATGCTGTAAatctactttaattatttccttgttttatgtttgacctTTTCTACTTTTCCTTTCCATTTATCTAGTTTTCAGGGATGTATTTCTGAGCTTAATAAATGGACATATGTTTAACCTTTCAAGtgtgttattattgcattttgtgtgCAGGATAGTGATAGCGTTTATATTGCCATTGTTTAAAGAAGTAGCTGAGTTTTACTCTAAAACAATTGAAGatgttcaattgaatattgGTTTGCATGTAGCTACTGCACGGCCCATAACTCAAGACTGTCGAGTTGTTCTCCTTTTCTGACttgctaattaaaaacaacaaatgagtgttactttcttatgtttgcAGGGTGCAaaacttaaaggggctatacaccgtgtgatgaaatatcgaaaaaaaaaagaaacttgtcaaaaactgacataaacttggtatcaatgtgtacaatgcattgaaactaactaactgaagtaccacataccgtagtatacaattaatttattttcgcattattttttccatatttctccattaatttttttttactgggtatgtatacctagtagaattcattcttatgcgtgatttgctAGTTGATGATATCATGGGATATAACCAAGTAAGGTATATTAGCTTAAGCATTCATATGGTTTCggataagccttcgtagcaaagtggatacaacactggacagcTATTTTGGTGACACTAGTTCAATCCATAgctcaattttcttttacattttggtatttctttaccattatcatatcagaagagtaaaacattttattaaataatttgtcctgagatttgttacagaaaaaaactttattggtgccaatctggtgtacagtccctttaaacattggGACATATTTAGCATGGGGctagtttttttaatctaatgtatcttaaagttaacatttgtcGGGCATTTCAGTTTGATCTATGGCACTCTTGCCTATTCTTATTTCCACTTAGTTCAATTATGAAACTGATATGAAAATGGTTCATACTGAAAAATCCTTTAAGCAATTCAATACTAATGATTTGAAGTACGTGGTAGATCAATTACAcatggcaaataaaaaaaaactcatttcagAGCCAAACTTAATAAGTGATCTTTGACTTTTATTcttagaaatgttacaaataataaaaccacaaaatacaaagcagatgtttcacaaacaaaaaattatatcaataaattgatcagttaatgcatacatgtttcaaatcaaatcttGAAATCCATTCACATGAGCATATTTCCttatccatttttgtcaaacctgaatcaaatgtgtaatctcatatgttatcatataacttgctcgaaaaaatgattttaaaacaaaattgtaatttcattgttCTAGTTAGAAGTATACAAGTTTTTATCCCTAAATCTAATGCTTGATATATACAAACGCTTTCATTGACACATGAGTTATTATTGAACAAGTGGTGGCCATAGATTtgtcaaatatgtgcatattttgaacactttaGAAATTCTCCTTGACTGTGTTATAGGAATATTGCCATGCAATATTCGAAAGTTCTTGATTCTCTCCATTTGCCTTTCAACATGTATTCGTAAACTTGCAATATCTTTTGTAAGGAGAACCTCACGTTTAGagaattgttttcctttctgtTTAAATGGTGGAATAATGAGATGAATGCCTCTTGGAGTAGTAAGGTCTGTAATAGTGAAACCCTTATCAACCATTATGGCGTCTCCTTCTTCAAGCAAGTCCAAGAGTCCACATTTTTCTGTGAGTTTCTTGTCACTGGTACAGCCCACCCAACAGTCAGAAACAAAAGTTACAACACCATTTGGGCTTATACCCACCAAAATCTTATGAGTCATGTGAGACTTGTAATCACTGtacattaaacttttcaaagaaagagAACTGGATGTTTCACTGTAAATTTCAGTGCAGTCGATAATAATTCTAGTGTTagaatatttctctttaaattgttcaggcatgttatttttcACTACCTCACGAGATGGCCATTGAACAAGAAaggataattgtacatgtaaatagttgATCCATCTTTCAACAATGTCACTACATTGTGAAGTGGATATGCAAAACCTAGTACCTAGATCTTCAAATAACAGACCTAGACGTAGGCGCATCAGCACCATGAAAAATTCATCCAGAACACTTAGAGTTCTTGGCCGTCCTCCATCTGAATCTTTATAGTTAAGTTTCCGCCTTGATGTCCGCACTTCAGCTTCATCCttgatttcatcaaacaaaGCTTCAAACACAACTCGATTAGGGATTCCGGTGTAAAAACTGACCAAATCGTCATTGTATTTTACGTCATCATATGTGAGCATAGGTAGCTGACATTGTACACCAAAGTCTCTAGTAGAATGTTCTGTTTGTGAACTGAAGTCTGCTGTTTTTCCCAGGAAACTTTCTTCAGTTTGTACTTCCATCACTGCACAGTTGTTCTCAGTCTGTGTGTCACAACatctgaaacatatacaaattgatCATGTACCCATTTACCACATCTTACATGTACAGTCtggtaaccctaaccaaatgtttgtttttttggccttaaacatttacaaacacttaaattttcctatttttgttaaagaatgaagaaaaatgatCAGAAGTAATTAACTTATCAGATCGATTTCATAGCACaagaagcaatatatatatatattgaacaatacctAAAGGACTGATTCTGTGGCTGTAGTACTGGTCCCATGCAGTAATCATGCAGGTGGACAGAGGTATCAATGGCATGCCCGGAAGGGGATACAAATGACAGTTGTGGCTGTATACTATCATCATTTGACAGTTCTAGGTCTAAATCGTCATTGaccgtatcaccatcatcatcatcacctacgTCTTCATCAAGGAGctgaaattgcaaatgaaactgtataagataaatgttttagtaCAAAATCTGCCAGGCTATATGGTACACATTTTTCCAggctgtatttgaaaacaattctttaatcatttcttaaattacaaaatttacaaataagtgctgtgacattgtttttaagcaccgttgatataacataattcattttgagGTGCATGTAAGGAAGAACTTAaactaatataagaaataaaaaataccgttgGCTGGAAGGTTTTGGTAGCACCAGTCTCAGTTGGAAACATAGATGGAAGTGTATGCTGGAATGAAGGTCCTCTGAAGCCAACAAAATGCTCACTACACAATCGTCTGTGTTCATTCCACTGGAACGATCTCATGACCGTTTTACATCGCTGCACCCACACACGTTTTAAACGTTTGTTCTGAGGAAAACGGTGCAATGACACTTTTCTCCCATCAATAACCTTTCCTCTGTAAATTCCTTTACAAATACAACAGTACTTAGGGGTTTTCCTGCCCGTTTTCTTTATTAGTTTTGAATCTTTACTTTCCATTTTCACTTGTTGCTGTTTACTTCCTGGTTTGTGTAGTCCCCGGAAGTAAATTTCCGCTTTTTGCGCATGCCCACTTGAAGAGTATTCAGGGAAAGATAATCGagttatcggaaaggacaatTAACTAGCATTAATAAAACCGTTTCCGATCATTTTCGTTTTGCttgcacataatgataatggGAGAAAGCACTTTACAGAAAACTCAAAACGcattagttttttatatataccgCTTTAATGCTTTCTGTTTTCTGCATTTATTCTCCTGTTCacgtttaaatcaataaaacacaagtttTCAAAGCTGGTTTTACCTTATCAAAAACCTAAATTAGCCATTAACATAACTGAAATGCAAAGAAACGAAGATAAATGTATCACAGGGTCATAAAACCtcttgcataattatatatctctctatatatctttatatctttatttcactgaaatacAATAACAACGGCAGAATTAGGTGCCGTACCCAAAGCACAGATACAGAATATTGCACGACATTGCTCCCATCACTTCTAATCAACCAGTGAATATCATTTCATAACAACTgtgaaacatcatttttattaattaagcCTCtctaaacaacattttaatcataTCTTGTTGTTGTTAAACAAGCAGTTAAATTCACATAAAGCACATTTCCCCCGCATATATGAGTAGGATCATCCCACCAGTTTCGTGTCTGCAGTTATTCCGACGGTGTCGCTAAGAAACTCTGCGTTTGTTATTAGCTAGTTGCTTGTTTGAATCTAAAGCGCCCACATTATACAATTGATGCATGATTACAATTCGCTGTGGTTACAATCAGTGTTAATCACTAATGGATGACAAAGATAAATTTCATCGGTATCAGtgcaggggcggatccaggatatGAAGTAAGAGAggtgtaacttaggggcgttACCTTTTGACTTGTGCCTCTCCCTCAAAACCGAAACTTTTTTGGTTTAAACttttagtgttttattttgGAGTATTCGCCAAAGACAATTGTAACAATTTCTAATCCGAAATGGTGTGTTTGGGCGTATTGTATTACTTGTTCtctccaatattgaaatataaagtaaacTTTTAGGGGGGGGGCGCATGCCggacgcccccccccccctcccgcATGGATCCGCTAGAACAGTGGGTATATGAAAATGGTAGACATGGTTTCATACAAATAATGCTAGATGATCAAACCTTCTTGACTACACAGTTCTGGTCCAAAGAGTACTCAGAATTGACCTGACATATAATTAAAGTATGTATTGCCTCAATCATAACCAATACTATTAGTATGGGAGTTTTATTTTACTCTCAgcacataatacaaatatgtgttttgagGTCATCaacatgaaaaatacaaataggttgtatataaacatgtaaaagaacaataatatattaacttaaacTTAAACAAGTTTTACTTGCAAGTCATCGATTCTAATCATCTAGGAGTCACTTACGTAGACAATAAAGGCTACAAGTTTGAAGtgttacaaatattatattgcaAGTCTATTTCTTCACTGTCGGTCTTATCTTGGATAGAGTTATAAGCCACCGAGATTGAATCGACTGAAACTCATTAACAGTTTTAAGCCACAcgttattatgtataaaaacatattcaaattcTAATATTCCTGTATCTACCATCAATTAATTAACCAAACAAAGTTTGTTTGCCGGTATCTGCAACCACTCACTGGGTACttgataatatgttttcatttttaaaacgttCACTTCTTATATTTGCTTGTCACTATTCTAAGTAGTCATAAATGACAATTATGTAGATAATATCTACTAGATATTAACGTCCGGGTGGAAACACAAGTCTAGAATATAATCGGCTTTGGCACGGCGATGTATCAATGCTGTTAAAGGGGTTCAAGCAACTCTGTATATACTTAATGTTGAAATCATATGATTTCTTCTCGCAGACAGCAGATGCTCTTTCTCTGTGTGCGCTGTAAGCCGCCAACGCAGGCTCTTACGTGTGCAAAGTCGGTGAcatggaataaataaaaaataaattccgCGACATCatgaagttatttttatatctagATCTCAACACTAGAGAAGATAATATCAATTCCCGTATCTCTCataaatcaaataatcaaacatAATTTCTGTGCCGGTGTTTGCAAACTCTCACTGGGTACTTGATaatacgttttatttttataaagttcACTGCTAACATTTGCTTGTCACTATCTTAACTATCAAACATGTACTGTTTAACTTGTATAAATGACAATTATTTGACTTTTAACGTCTTGCGTTGGTTCACAAATAAAGAATGCCATAATAGTTAGGCATATTCGTGTATTAGtgatatttaaatttcacattCGAGGCTTCTCAGTAGAAATTAAAAGTGTCATTCAATGCAATAACAATTTGTACATTAGTAATATTCAAATTTCACATTCGAGGTTTCTCAGTAGAAATTAAAGGTGTCATTCAATTCAATAACAATTTGTACAATATCTACCAATAAGCGAATTCGGCTGAATTAGGCAAACACATATTAGTGCATTGTTTATCAACAATATTATCTAGCTAATAgttcaaacaaaaacttatttatGATTGTAACTGCGGGGTATTATATATTAAGTTCATTAAGTTAATGTCTACAGATGTCAAGGACTGTGACAATGGTAAATGTGTACAGATGTCAAGGACGGTGACAATTGTAAATGTGTACAGATGTCAAGGACGGTGACAATTGTATATGTGTACAGATGTCAAGGACGGTGACAATGGTAAATGTGTACAGATGATAAGGACAGTGGCAATGGTAAATGTGTACATATGTCAAGGACAGTGACAATGGTGAATGTGTACAGATGATAAGGACGGTGACAATGGTAAATGTGTACAGATGTTAAGGACGGTGACAATGGTAAATGTGTACAGATGTCAAGGACAGTGACAATTGTAAATGTGTTCAGATGTCAAGGGCGGTGACAATGGTGAATGTGTACATATGTCAAGGACAGTGACAATGGTGAATGTGTACAGATGATAAGGACAGTGACAATTGTAAATGTGTACAGATGTCAAAGACGGTGACAATGGTAAATGTGTACAGATGTCAAGGACGGTGACAATGGTAAATCTGTACAGATGTCAAGGACAGTGACAATGGTGAATGTGTACAGATGATAAGGTGACAATGGTAAATGTGTACCTATATCAGTGACGGTGACAATGGTAAATGTGTACAAATGTCAAGGACGGTGACAATGGTAAATGTGTTCAGAAGACAAGGACAGTGACAATGTTAAATGTGTACAGATGTCAATGACAGAGACAATGGTAAATGTGTACAGATGTTAAAGACGGTGACGATGGTAAATGTGTACAGATGTCGAGGACGGTGACAATGGTAAATGTGTACATATGTCAAGGACGGTGCCAATGGTAAATGTGTACATATGTCCAGGACGGTGAGAATGGTAAATGTGTACATATGTCCAGGACGGTGACAATGGTAAATGTGTGCATATGTCGAGGACAGTGACAATGGTAAATGTGTACATATGTC from Mya arenaria isolate MELC-2E11 chromosome 3, ASM2691426v1 harbors:
- the LOC128226563 gene encoding uncharacterized protein LOC128226563 — its product is MESKDSKLIKKTGRKTPKYCCICKGIYRGKVIDGRKVSLHRFPQNKRLKRVWVQRCKTVMRSFQWNEHRRLCSEHFVGFRGPSFQHTLPSMFPTETGATKTFQPTLLDEDVGDDDDGDTVNDDLDLELSNDDSIQPQLSFVSPSGHAIDTSVHLHDYCMGPVLQPQNQSFRCCDTQTENNCAVMEVQTEESFLGKTADFSSQTEHSTRDFGVQCQLPMLTYDDVKYNDDLVSFYTGIPNRVVFEALFDEIKDEAEVRTSRRKLNYKDSDGGRPRTLSVLDEFFMVLMRLRLGLLFEDLGTRFCISTSQCSDIVERWINYLHVQLSFLVQWPSREVVKNNMPEQFKEKYSNTRIIIDCTEIYSETSSSLSLKSLMYSDYKSHMTHKILVGISPNGVVTFVSDCWVGCTSDKKLTEKCGLLDLLEEGDAIMVDKGFTITDLTTPRGIHLIIPPFKQKGKQFSKREVLLTKDIASLRIHVERQMERIKNFRILHGNIPITQSRRISKVFKICTYLTNLWPPLVQ